In Pseudomonadota bacterium, the sequence GGGCTTTACACTTTGTTTTTATTTCATTCCCGAATTCTGTCTCAATATTTACGTTAGGAAAAATGCAATCATCGGCAGAGTTTGAAAGCCCGTTCGGTAGACCGTGCACACCATAATTATACCCCTGAATCCGCAGTGAGTTGTAGGAAACACCTATGTGGCATGTATTTGCACTGCCAGCCGTAACAGCTCCAAAATCTCTCGGATAGAGAATCTTCCTGCCTTTCAGACTTGATAACCAAGTTTCGCATCTTCCCTTACAGTCAGCGCGGCATAATGTACATAATCCTGATTCTGCAGGGTTACCGCGGTTGATAGTTCCGATTGCATCATTTGATTTTGACCATTCGATCATATGATCCTCCTGTTTGTTTATTGATCGGCATTGTGTTGCCATTGTATCGGCATTCATTTGCCGTATATGATAGTATCATGTAAACATAATTGTAATAATAAGCCGCTAATAATGTCAAGTATTCATTTAGGTTATATGATAATTAAATTTATATTGCCGTACACAATAAACTTTAATACAATATTAATATCGGCAATGATGCCTTATTAAATATAATTTATTGCCGATAAAAGTGTAAATGACAGGTGATTAATTCATTTTTAGCTGATATAATGTATAATTCAGATAAGGATTGCCCATGTTTGAGAAAATGAAGAGAAAAGAACTTTTGATTCTTAATATACTGAAAAATTCTGAAGCTCCCCTTACCAGTAACAGAATTGCTGAAGAAACCTCAGCACTTGGTCACGAGATGAGTGAGCGGACAGTAAGGCTTTATCTTCAGAAGATGGATCAGGAAGGTTTAACAAACAGCAACAGAAAACTTGGTCATAGGATAACAGAACGTGGCTTGACAGAGCTGGACTCCTCCATTATCATTGAAAAGGTCGGGTTTTTATCTGCAAAGATAGACCAGATGGCTTACAAGATGAATTTTGATCTTAATACCACATCAGGCAGTGTAGTAATTAATGTAACCCTTGTAGAACCGGGGCTGTTTGCAAAAAACATCCCTGAAATAAAAAAGGTCTACGCTGACGGATACGCCATGGGGGAACTCATGACGTTTTTAGGACCTGGAGAAAACCTTGGGCATATTAATGTACCGGAGGGCATGATAGGAGTCGGCACGGTTTGCTCGATAACCTTAAACGGTATATTACTGAAACACGGTATCCCCACAGTTTCCCGTTTTGGCGGGCTTCTCGAACTCCGGGACAAGAAACCCATCAGATTTATAGAGATTATCATGTATGACGGAACAAGCATAGACCCCCTTGAGGTTTTTATACGAAGCGGTATGACCGATTATCTGGGCGCTATCAGGACAGGCAGCGGCAAAATAGGGGCAAGTTTTCGGGAATTCCCGGCCGACAGCAGAGATGCCGTTGAACACCTCAATGTAAGAATGAAAAGGATCGGCCTCGGAGGACTTGTCAGGGTCGGTATGCCAGGGCAGAGTCTGCTCGACATTCCAGTAAGCGAAGGAAGGGTCGGTGCAATAGTTATCGGCGGACTCAATCCGGTATCAATACTCGAAGAAACAGGTATACGAGCTTATTCACACGCGCTGGCAGGACTCGTGGACTTCAACAGACTTTTCCGGTATGAAGAAATGGATAACAGAATCGGGGTACACTTGTAAAGCGGGGCGCATAGGACTGTGTTAATCAGGAGAATAAAATGGAGAATATCGACATTCGTGAAATATTGAAGCAAAAAGAACAGGAACTGATGATTTTGCACGAGGTGGCAAAGGACATAAGCAGTAACCTTGAACTGAAAGAATTATTGAAACGGGTTGTTGAAATGGTTATGAACCTTACAACTGCTGATTCATGCCTGATCTATCTCTACGACAGAAAAAAGGACGAACTCATTCTCAGTGCCTCCAGTCACCCTGAAGACAAAAATCTCGGCGAGATAAAACTAAGGATGGGCGAAGGCGTAACAGGATGGGCTGCAAAGGAGAAAAAACCCGTTGCTATACCGGACAAAGCTTATAAAGACAGGAGATTCAAGGCATTCACCATCCTTGAGGAAGATAAATATGAATCTTTTCTCTCAGTGCCTATTCTCTCAAAAGATGAGGTTGTAGGCGTAATGAATCTTCGCAATAAGGAGAAATACGCGCACCCGCAACCTCAGATAGACCTCCTTTTCACTGTATCCCGTTATCTGGGAAGTGCTATCGAAAATGCGATCATCTATGACGAGGTCGTAAAGAAGGCGCGGCAATTGGATCTTTTATCCGAGGTATCCCGGACAATAGTTTCCGATTATTACCTCAAAGAAATATTGCAACTAATCGTTACTATGACTGCAAAGGTGATGAATTCAAAGATATGTTCCATCATGCTTCTGGACGAAAAGAAAGAAGAGCTTGTTATTTCTGCTACTCAAAGTCTGAGCGATGATTACAAAAATAAGCCGAATCTAAAGGTAGGCCAGTCAATCAGCGGTAAGGTAGTGTTAAAGAAAAAACCCATTACAGTTGTTGATGTTACGAAAGACCCGGGGTTTATGTATCCTGAAATAGCACAGAGAGAAGGAATTGCTTCGCTTCTCTCTGTGCCTATGATGATTAAGGAGAGAGTAATAGGCGTAATAAACAGCTATACCAACAAAGAACATGCCTTCAATAAAGAGGAAATAGATATCCTTCAGACAGTTGCCAACCAGGCTGCCGTGGCAATAGAAAATACTCATCTCAATCAGGAGATTTTTGCCGCCAGAGATGCCCTGGAAACCAGGAAGATTGTGGAAAAGGCAAAAGGCATTCTCATGAAGGAATTGAACATCTCTGAGGATGAAGCCTACAAGAAGATACACAAAAAGAGTATGGACATAAGGAAGACCATGAAAGAGGTCTCTGAGGCAGTTATACTTTCTTCGGAAATAAGAAAAAGGACTTGACAAAAAATATTTATGAGCTTATCATTATTCACCAAATATAGGCATCGATATCTGATAGCCAAGAGAGCTAAAAAATACAAGCAGACAGGACTTAGGCGTCCAAAACACCACTGATGGTGATTTGGACGCCTTTTTTTATTAGCACAAGAATCATTTTTAAAAGAGTAAGGATGCAAAAATGAACAGGGGGTTGAAGGTCGTGACAAAAGTATATCGTATAGCCGTTGCCCAGATAAATACAACAGTTGGCGATCTTGAGGGCAATTGCAAAAAAATGAAAGATTATGTGGAAATGGCCGCAGATATGAAAGCAGATATAGCGGTCTTTCCTGAGCTGGCTATTACCGGCTATCCACCGGAAGACCTTTTGCTCAAGCCAAAATTTATTGAAGATAATCTCAAGGCATTACAGTGTTTCTATAAATCAGTCGGAAAGATTGTTGTAGTTTGCGGCTTTGTTGACAGAAAGGACAAAAAGTATTTTAATGCGGCTGCCATTATTTATAACGGCAAGGTCAGCGGCGTTTATCATAAAATGCTACTCCCCAATTACGGTGTATTCGACGAAAAGCGGCACTTTATCTCCGGAGAAGAGATACTGACATTTATACACAATGGTCTCCATTTCGGTGTCAATATCTGTGAAGATATCTGGCATAGAAAAGGACCAACGAAAATACAGGCAGCTATGGGGGCTCAATTGATCCTGAATATCAACGCTTCTCCC encodes:
- a CDS encoding GAF domain-containing protein yields the protein MENIDIREILKQKEQELMILHEVAKDISSNLELKELLKRVVEMVMNLTTADSCLIYLYDRKKDELILSASSHPEDKNLGEIKLRMGEGVTGWAAKEKKPVAIPDKAYKDRRFKAFTILEEDKYESFLSVPILSKDEVVGVMNLRNKEKYAHPQPQIDLLFTVSRYLGSAIENAIIYDEVVKKARQLDLLSEVSRTIVSDYYLKEILQLIVTMTAKVMNSKICSIMLLDEKKEELVISATQSLSDDYKNKPNLKVGQSISGKVVLKKKPITVVDVTKDPGFMYPEIAQREGIASLLSVPMMIKERVIGVINSYTNKEHAFNKEEIDILQTVANQAAVAIENTHLNQEIFAARDALETRKIVEKAKGILMKELNISEDEAYKKIHKKSMDIRKTMKEVSEAVILSSEIRKRT
- a CDS encoding NrpR regulatory domain-containing protein; the protein is MFEKMKRKELLILNILKNSEAPLTSNRIAEETSALGHEMSERTVRLYLQKMDQEGLTNSNRKLGHRITERGLTELDSSIIIEKVGFLSAKIDQMAYKMNFDLNTTSGSVVINVTLVEPGLFAKNIPEIKKVYADGYAMGELMTFLGPGENLGHINVPEGMIGVGTVCSITLNGILLKHGIPTVSRFGGLLELRDKKPIRFIEIIMYDGTSIDPLEVFIRSGMTDYLGAIRTGSGKIGASFREFPADSRDAVEHLNVRMKRIGLGGLVRVGMPGQSLLDIPVSEGRVGAIVIGGLNPVSILEETGIRAYSHALAGLVDFNRLFRYEEMDNRIGVHL